Part of the Hevea brasiliensis isolate MT/VB/25A 57/8 chromosome 16, ASM3005281v1, whole genome shotgun sequence genome is shown below.
GTTTCGAAGCAGATTGAATTATCAATTCCGAACCAAACTAAACCTgcgatttaaattaaaaaatacttaataaatatacaactccactcctaattcatttatatgaatattaaattctctacacaattatttttatactctttttaatttataatacttttttaatttatctactttattatatttataactcacataaatttttaatactattcaattattctattattattttatatgctcgataaaattttcaatacctcctattttaattttttactcttttatttttttttctaattattatattttatcatACGATTTTTACAATAAATGATAGCAATAAAACTGAAAACCTTGATTCCTTTGAATTCCAATAAGATACATAGGCAACATTAAGTTTGTGcacaaaattaatttcatctttaatttttttaattaagttcAAGTGTTTTgttattaaattcttataaagataaattaattttctttttttttttttcttatttcattttaattgaaagatttctaataaaaattaaaatatttttacaaatataaactaattccaaatcaataaaatttttctcaattttttattcaaaccacctTCAAACCGCCCTCTAAACTGTTTTAGacagttttttttttcaaactacccatcaatccattttaaattaGAACTTGAACTGGAGCTGATGATTTAAGAGGTGTCTCTCAAACTGTCTCATGATAATTTAGTTCaggttcataattttattaaacctGAACCAATAGTTCTGAACCATGACCATGGCAATttaattcaaattcatagtttcAATAAACTTAAACTAACGATTCTTAGATCGTAACCACCCCTACTTTATAGCCAATAACATTCATTTTTCTCATAGTATTTATCACCTTCAAAACCCTCTTGATAATATTTTAAGTTAGATTGTTGCATTATATTTATGCTGTAATTTATGTTTATGATTTGTTTTGCtgcatttttattaaaaaaaatcttaattctTTCAAAAGCATCAACAATGTATAAAGTATAACAATTTaacaaataacataaaaaaaaataataataaatttggaGGGGAAAGAAAGTCAAAATCACAGTTAATCACTTACTGGCAAGAGGAGGAAGCTATCATCATATGGCAATGGCATTATTCCATTTTGGTCCAATTTTTGACCCTTTAATTTCATAACTAATCCATTTCATAATCTaggttatataataaataaaaattaaatacaaatacatAACAGTACCCCTATATAGTAGTATCTTGACCTTGATTACAACTAGAAGTTTATATTCCTTGGAATTTACAAAGCCAATTTCAAGTTTTCGCAGCTGCATGCTGCTCATAGTAAACTAGTGTGGATGGATAGCAATTGGGAATTAATTAACCTTTGTGTCAAAGCTCAAGCCTCAAGCCCATTGATACAAATTACTATAGAAATTTCCATATAACTTCCAACAAACAAAGTCCATTGTCATATTCTTTTAATTTTCTgacaaatcataaaataaacaaaGATTAATTAGTAGAGAATGTGGCATGAACATGTGATGTGTTTCCTTAAAATAAATATGgacattttatttattaatttaaattaaatttaatgtgAATGGTGATGCCACCCACCTAGCTTAAAAATTAGAGaagcaataatatatatataaccatATTAAAGAAAAGGGCTTGGTTTGCTTTGTTATTGTGAGATTTTATTGTTTGTGTTGTTAACTAGGTGAGGCAAAGGGAACAAAGGAAGGAGGGAGGATGGAGAGGAGCAGTACGGATTGACGACACTATTCTGTTTCACACATGTATTTTTATCGAAGAAATCAATTCTACATTGATTTTAATATTATCCCTCCATTTCTCAtggttcatttatttatttaaatggtaAACTTGCTATTATTGCAAGTATTCATGTTCATATCTATCATGCTTAAATGAATTTTTTTGTAGATATATTAGGGTTGGTtttatccaaaattttaattttttttactaaaaaaattacaaaaattattaaattaactaagaatataattgataaaagaagggttttttttttatcataaaaagTTTagagattaaaaaatattttcatgacaATGATAATAACATTAACGTATCGCTAATTCAAACTCAAAATAGAGTATTATCAAAAGTTGAATTGTCAATGAAATTCAGAGCAATGAAACAAGGAAATTTTCATTGTAAATAAAAAGTCATGGTAGCGGTTGATTTTTGTTTCTCCTTTTGGGATGCTGAGTAAAATTAGAATTAATGTCAAAATGGTGAttttttaaacatttttaatttgcATTGGAGATCTTATTGGCTTGAAATTTAAGAGCTGGAATTAGGTAAAGAATTTAATGaggtgagaaaaaaaaaagttctttCTGTGCAATTTAGTTACCATGaacaaagattttttttttttttaatttgcctTATGGCAAACAGTAAATATAGAAATTAGTggaaatgcttttttttttttttttctatcaaagATACAtgtaaaattgataaaaatactgaaaattttatattttttatggcAATTTAGCCATATATGTGTAAGTGGACAATGCTAGAAACTTGGGGACGAAACACTTCTCATTTATACCATATGTGTGGAAaatgaaaattaagaaaatttagagGCAAAAGAGGCCAATGCAAAACTCATACATAAAAAGCTAGTGCTGAAAAGTTGACGAAATATAAATCCTGCAAACCTTTGTCTATCCATGCTCAGATTCAACATTACATTCAAGTGTGAATACATAAAACTAAACTAGCTTGCTAACTTAATGATATAAGAGtcctaaaatctcaaatttaaatttaattaaaaaaaaaaatctttatgaCTAAAAGTAGTACCTAGCTATCTATGACCATTGTCCCGGAAAAGGGTACCCCGCTACCCCAATTCCCCCGTGCAAGCGCGTTCTGGCAAATATCTCTTTTCCCACTAGCCTCAAGTAGAGGTTGATCTTTGAACTTTGAGGTAATTACTTTACATTCAGCCGTCCCATATTATCCCTAGAAGAAAATGTGGCTTAAGAACAAGTGTCCTTAAAGTCAAATCATACAGCGGAAGCTTGAGCCACGTACAAGAAACACGACAGTTGAGTAATTTGGCTGCCTTTATATCTGTGATggacagattttttttttttttccctggaAAACCAAATTCTATATATATCTTCCATTTCCATGACGCGGTTTTGGAGATAGCATTGCATGACAGAGCAGCAACAGCTGGGTCTTTCTGCCTATCATGCTTGCGTTGGGCCATTGGATTTTTACTGTTTGGATTGCGCGTGTTTagatctttttttttattattaattatgtaattaattaagTGTATCACTATCATAGCAACCCCAAAAAGGCTTACTCATATAAGTAAATGTCATCAGCATCATGCACCCTGCGGATCCTGGAAGTTGCCTTCTACAGAGAATCCTATGTTTTCTCATTTTTTTAGTCTATAGTATAAAGATACCATCACACTTCATTATTAAATATGCTTTGATCCTTCTGGAATTAAGCCATACTATTATCAAGTTAATTCTGTGTAGAGAGGAATTTAGAGAAGTACGAACTTGCCCCTTAAGCAACGACCGAGTTAAAAAATTAATCAGTGGGGTTAAAAATTTTTACTTTAGATTAAATCAGTACGAcatcttatttaattaattattttcatttgATTAAATAAAGAGGGATataatacatatatttttttaaaattatgaaaataattattgaatttagtGAAGGTAAgagtaaaattgaaaaaaagtTAATTAATATTTCCTTAATACTTATTAGCAGTTGCACGCTACATTGCCAAAATCTTATGAGAGAGGTGTCAAAGATTATTTCTGGTTAAAAAAATTTGCTTCCATTATTGACCATTTCAAGGTCCTCTAGCTAAATTTACAGAAACTGCTTGAAAATGAGGAATTCTCCTATGCACAAAACACTTCGTCTGAAATAAGATGTACATTTCAGCCTTCTCGAATCAGCAAATGGGTTGAGTGTGGTTATGTATTTCTTTACATtattatttgatttttgtaattagtTATTGTAGATGTGATATTTAATTATCTGGCATAAATGGGTTTGACCATGCCAGGACAGATGAGTCGTTTTCAAGGAAATCCCTAGAGCTACATGGACATAAATATATAAAGAAATTTTCATTGTAAATGAGCTTGAAAATATCTGTCACCCATTTTACATTCAAGTGTGGAACTACCGTGTACTGTTTCTTTACCAAGGGAATTTGCCATAACCTTATAAATTCAACCCCTGAGTGCCTCCAATCCATCTAAAAGTACCAAACCTTTGTCCTTCATTCTCAGTTCGCTTCTTTTTCTGTTTTCCTCGTCTTCAAAAGAACAAGAACAAAAGTTAACCAAACAGTACTGACACAGAAGACTACTCCTTTAAGATCAAGATCCCTTTTGTTCTTCAAGAAAAAAGCCTTGATCTTTGATCATTCATTGGTcttttttgatctttttccgttcATAGTTCCTAATGGTGAAGTCTGAGCAAAAGATCCAATCAGGGACATCAAAGGCAATGGCAAAAACATCATcatcagcagcagcagcagcaacagcAGCAAGCAAGAAGAAGTACAAGGGAGTGAGGATGAGAAGTTGGGGCTCATGGGTTTCAGAGATAAGAGCACCAAATCAGAAAACAAGAATATGGTTAGGTTCTTATTCTACTGCTGAAGCTGCTGCTAGAGCCTATGATGCGGCACTTTTATGCCTCAAAGGCTCATCAGCTAATCTCAACTTCCCTATCACTTCTTCTCATTACATTCCTGACACTGTTATGTCCCCTAAGTCCATTCAAAGAGTGGCTGCAGCTGCTGCAAATAGCTTTGTGGACAATGCCACCacaatcaccaccaccaccactgccGCCACGTCCTCTACGTCCACCACCCCATCAGTATCATCAACACCTCTTCCCTCATCCTTTTCCTCATCACCCTCACCATCATCCTCCATGTCTTCTTCACAGCCCGATCATCTTGATGACGATGTGTCATTAATGCAGCCTTTTGGGAGCTACAGCGAACCACTTCCTATGCTATACGATTCATGGTACAACTTTGAAGATCTGCAATCGCCCAAGTTTCTCGATCAAATGTTCAATCCACCAACGATGACACTGGATGATTTTTTCGAAGGTGATATTCATCTATGGAGTTTTGCAGAATAGTTGTTCGAAATATCATCAAATCCAAAGATTTTTAAGGCCAACCGATTTCATTCTTTTGtccattaattcatatatatatatatatatatacatcttcTGTTGCTTCAAGACATTACTGACAAAGTGACCTACTAGTTCATATGCTAGTGTATTGATTTAGGAGAGAACAGAGACTCACATGGGGCAGGAAACATTTTTTTGGACTCTCTTAtgtgggttctcatatatatatatatattgaaatttttatgtaCTATCAAATTATTCAAAGTGTGGCTGTACTATGTTTGCATTGTAATTGAATAAGATTAAAGGtgggaaattattttttttaattacattaattaatttctccttCTGTAAGCTGTAGGGTTATCAAATAGATGTTATTGATAttctattagaaaaaaaaaattacaatttcatTCGACTTTGGAGATTGTTTACTTGGTGAAGTGTGTCAGATCATCAATGCCTGTATCGCAGCAAACAAAGCAAATAGGGTATGGAAACTTGAACCCATCTCTGCAATTAAAAGGGCCATTTTGATTTTAAGGTAATTTTTATAGTTCAATATCAACAGGTATATCTAAGGAAGATTTATCTGTTGGTTATAGTTATGTATCAGGTTCCTTTCTATCTGGAGCTCATCACTTTCAACTTAGAGTCAACCTTTGCTCTGTACATGGCCATCTTTACCCtgcaaaataacaaaataaatgaaaaaattcTGATATCTTAATTATAGGTCCACGCCTTGTACATTGCATACTTTCTATttgcataaaataataataatagcaagGGCCGGCAGgaagaggaaaagaaaaaaaaaaaaaagcaatttcattattttgttaaaaaaaaagaaagatggaaAAATTACAAgttcaattttccttttttttaagaaataaaaaggaaaaaaattgtgaaaatttgtaaaAAATGCTCAAATTATAAacattttttatccatttttttttctctcaaattGGGTTAAAAAATAGTGTAAATATAATATTTGGTTTTCTATTTATGCCTTtgttttctttaataattattttttaatataattttatttatttaatatgcatataataataaaaataaaatgattttctCACCTTACTTTTCTTTCCATTAagatatgaaaaataaataaatcacttcctttatttattagaaagatttATGATATCACATTACCAATACAAGGACCAAAACCAAAATCAATATATTGGATATTAAGAAAGAAGTCACTCTCATGATATATAACATGATTATACTTGAAATGTCTAATCAAATTTCTTTACAGCAGGATAGATTGAACTCAAATAATTACATATTGGCTAATCTTTGAATTGAATGCATAGTCAAGTGTATGAACAATCAAGGAAGTTGCCTACAAGCTCAAGCCAAGATTGCACATGACCTGTCCTCTAGTGCACATATGGGCTAGGGCATGGTGCCCCATCCCTAGCTTATTTTCTTGCATATACTTTCTATTTTCTACATTTTATGTGGCCTATTGGGGTGTTCACTATGGGCCATGTTGGTATTTACTTTTGTTTCTGTTTTCTAATAAAGCTGAGTCCCCAATCCATtgcttataaaatataaatacaatATAAGATTTTGGGCCATGGGATTGGGGGGATACTTTTAATTGGACCCACATTTAGATTTGTGGTCCCACGTCAGCAACATTTGTTGTTGTCTGATTTGACTGCATAGTACACAGTGTATGCATACCTACATGACAAATTCACAACATATCATGTGATCTAAAAAGCATCAATCAATCAATCCATCCTACAATTCACTACTCTTATTGCCCATCGTATTTGTTCCCATCGTAAGTTGTGATTATTCTGCATAATGCAATTTGTCTTGATCACATTTTTTTTTGTTGTGCTTCTTTAGGAATatgttaattttataataaagttATTTCCAAAAGAATATTACAATTATCATAtttacaaattttgaaaaattttaattcattattaaaattataaaattttaaatttaaatcttgATAGAATTTAAGAGAAAATTCTTATAGATAAAAATACAGATATATCTTACTTTTATTTGGCGAGTTAAGGAAGTTTTaatgataaattattaaatataactagCATATGTATAACTTCATTTACAAAACAGTAAATTTTATGTTTCTATTTTTATGTTGTAATTACTTTCATGTTAATATGTGATGTATTATTTTTTAGTGTACCGAGTGTATCCTATAATTTATCGATTTCAATACTTTACCTTATCttactttaaaatttttataaatatgaatttaattcattattaaaattataaaattttaaatttaaatatcgaTAGAATTTAAGAGAAAATTCTTATAGATAAAGATGCAGATATATCTTACTTTTATCTGGCGAGTTGGAAAGTTTCAATGATAAATTATTAAGTACAACTAGTGTATATATAGCTTCATTCACAAAACAGTAGATTTTATATTCCTATTTTTATGTTGTAATTACTTTTATGTGAATATGTGGTGTACTATTTTTTAGTGTATCGAGTATATCCTATAATTTACTGGTTTCAATATTTTACCTTAACttactttaaaatttttataaatatgaaTGTGTGAAAAAAATAGACAATTTAtctcttaaaaaaaataattaaaaaatatattttattaaatattttagatTAATGAGGGTGTTATATTTAGGGATTGGATTTGGATCATCAACTGGTATGACATGGTCAGAGAATAAAGTTGGGCTCAAACTTGGGCCTGACTCAGATACCTAAGCCCAGGATGGACGGACCCAACCAAAATGTCAAAAACCGGCAAAACGACGCGTTTCTTATTTTATGTCTAACCCTAGCCCAGCAAACAATAGCAGTCTGGGTTTCTGTGTCCTCCGCTTCTACGTTTCTTCTTCGTTGCTAACGCTTCTTCGGCCTCTCTGGTTCATCAAGCAGATTTACTTCGAAGGACGGTATGGGTTATACGAAGGATCAGCTGCTTGCTCGCTTAAAGGTTTGCCTCTTTAATCtctacctctctctctctctctctctctctctctctccattgaATTGACTGCTTGAATCGTTGTGATTGTTTTATATTGACTCAAATTCGATCTCGGTtttcttcctttttcctttttgttgAGCCAATTTTCACTTTTGTGATCATTCAGTGGAGTAATCGGTAATGGGTGCTGGATACTACTGGACTAAGTTTTCCATGATTCATTATGGACTAAGGAAATGAACCTTATCAATTTTATTTGATCTAAAGGGTGAAAATAATGGGAGTTGGTTGTATTTTTTGTTTTGTTgaattctctctttttttttgctCGATCACATTTCCTGTAGACGCTAAGTGTAAACCAATGTATTTTCTTGGATTGCTGAAATTGAGTCAGGAGATGCGTTATTAGATGCCTTATTAGAAGATGTCAGTATTTAATATGCAAGGCTACAACACTTGAGATTGGAGATTGGGATTTTGCAAATCAACCCTGGAAAATATATGCTAGCTTGTGCTGCTTAACTAGCTATTATTCCTCCTCTTTTATTTGGGCTTTGCATTATTGTTTATGGCATTGCTTTACTTGAGAATTGCTTGCTTTCATGTTTGTCTCCAATTATTTCAACTAATCTAGATATTGGGTTTTTTTTAGGAGCTTCAAATTGATTTTGCTCAGTATGAACATCCCACCGTTTTGACTGTTGAAGCCCAGGTAATGTTCAATTCCAGAATGCTAGGTTATATATTTTAGAACATTGACACCATATTTGGATCTGCTAATGGAAGAAATTGTCTTTTATATTAGGCGAAATATGTGGGTGATAAGGGAGGTGGACTGACTAAAAATTTATTCTTGAAGGTAAGGGACAATAAGTATTTATAAGACATGTTAGTTGCTAATTGTTCCAACAGAAAATCTTGACAGCCTTCTATATTTTCCTATATCTATAACTCTAAGAGACGcacatactttttttttttatgcaggaCAAGAAAAGTAGATTATATATTGTTTCTGCTTTGGCAGATACGAAAGTAGACATGAAAGGTGAATATTGTCCTCtaacttctatttttttttttcacctcGTGACATTATGGGCTTGAGATGGAGATGTTACAGGCTTGCTCTGATTAGTGCTTGACCAAGTTTAGATTTTTGATCTTGTAATTTTATTAGTTTGTTGGATATTAAAGGCTGTTACTTATGCAAAGGGCTGAGCAGTTTTATCTCAAAGGCTTGGTTTGGGAAAAGGAGGTATAAGAATGGCTCCTGAAGAAGCATTGGGTGAGATACTTCAGGTACATGCCTCTTTCTTGCAATGCCCCATACTTACTGCTCAAATTTACATATTTCTCGTTATTTTTTCTCTTTAGTACTTATCATTGGAGTTATTGTGATTTCTTAAATTCTAATCTGGTGTACCCATCCTTCAAACCTGGTATATTTGACTGCAATGAAAGCCATGATGCATTGAAATGGCAATAGCGGTCCAGTCTTTGCAAAACTCAATAGATGGATGAGCAAATGCTGGCTATTATTTACTGTATTTATTAgcattcaaatttaatttcatgtgtACTGATCAAGTTTTTTTTATCACTCAAAATAAAAAAGGTCACATTTTTATTATGCTTCAATTAATAAGTGTATAGTCTGGAAGTTCAACTTGCTTTCTGATGTTCTGTGTTTTCGCTTTTCAAGGTTCCTCTGGGTTGTGTTACTCCTTTTGCACTGGTGAATGAGTCAGCAAGGTATGCGTTAAATCTTATTTGCTATCGGCATCAATTTTTACCTCCATTTTTAtataattcttgagtttttcccaaTTGATATGCATTTGTAAT
Proteins encoded:
- the LOC110638920 gene encoding ethylene-responsive transcription factor ERF014 — protein: MVKSEQKIQSGTSKAMAKTSSSAAAAATAASKKKYKGVRMRSWGSWVSEIRAPNQKTRIWLGSYSTAEAAARAYDAALLCLKGSSANLNFPITSSHYIPDTVMSPKSIQRVAAAAANSFVDNATTITTTTTAATSSTSTTPSVSSTPLPSSFSSSPSPSSSMSSSQPDHLDDDVSLMQPFGSYSEPLPMLYDSWYNFEDLQSPKFLDQMFNPPTMTLDDFFEGDIHLWSFAE